GGTGTTGACGTTACTACTTCCTGTAATATTTCTGATGTTAACCCAGGAGAAAGGGTATCTTGTTGCGTGGCCGATTTTTGGTACGAGTAATCAGTTACTTGCGAGTTTAACGTTACTAGCGTTATCCGTGTGGTTAGTAAAAACCGGAAAACCTGCGTGGTTTACTATACTACCCATGATTTTTATGTTAACAATGACATTATGGTCATTGATTGTGCAGGTTGGAGATTTTGTTAAAGTGCTTCCCTCACTCTCTACCGGAGTGACTGTAAAACCTGATGTCATAATCTCCGGAGTGGTGGGTATAGTATTGCTTGTTCTCAGCATAGTTTTAGTAATTGAAGCATACCGGGTGTTATCTTCAAAAAACACAAGAAGAGTTATTGCGTAAAAGAAAAGGAGATATTTTTATGGTAACTAAGTATGAAAGCTGGCTTGCAAATTTGGAAGGCCGCGGGGATGGGAGTATACAGGCCGGGGTGCATGTAATAAAAACGCTTTATAATAATAATACTGAGTTTTTTGTTAACCTAGCCAAAGGATGTAAATATGTCCGGCTTGGCCCTACCGGCGGGGAGGAACGTAAGAACGAACATATGATGACCGACCGCTGGGGGTGCGAGTGGCACTTTCCGGGTGGATATCTTGACGGGCAGGTTACCGGGCATCCGATAGATGACTGGGGGAAGTATAAAGAGTATAAGTTTCCAAAACCGGAAGATTTTACTGACTGGCCAAAAGCGGAAGATAGGATGAAGAAGGTTATTACTACCGGCGGAATCCCGTCTGCCGGGTTTGAGCACGGTCATTACTTCCTGAAACTTACATACCTCCGCGGGTTTGAGAACGCAATGGTTGATTTTATGGAAGAACCGCCGGAGTTTGTGGATTTAACAGAAAAACTTGCGGATTACTGGGTATCGGTGATTAAACGGTATAGCGATATCGGGGTGAAGTACTTCACGTTTGGTGATGACCTCGGGTTCCAGACCGCGTTACCGGTAAGCCCGGTAAAATGGGCAAAATTTATACAGCCTGGGTATACGCGGATATTCAAAGCATGCCATGCTAACGGCGGGAAGGTGTATCTCCATACCGATGGTAAGATCATAGATATAATACCTAACCTCATAACTTGCGGGGTGGATATTTTAAACCCTCAGGATTCTGTTAACGGGATAGATAACCTCGTAGCTTTGGCTAAAGGCAAAGTGTACCTAGACCTCGATGTTGACCGTCAAAACGTAACGGTATTCGGTACACCGGCGGAGAT
This genomic interval from Elusimicrobiota bacterium contains the following:
- a CDS encoding uroporphyrinogen decarboxylase family protein produces the protein MVTKYESWLANLEGRGDGSIQAGVHVIKTLYNNNTEFFVNLAKGCKYVRLGPTGGEERKNEHMMTDRWGCEWHFPGGYLDGQVTGHPIDDWGKYKEYKFPKPEDFTDWPKAEDRMKKVITTGGIPSAGFEHGHYFLKLTYLRGFENAMVDFMEEPPEFVDLTEKLADYWVSVIKRYSDIGVKYFTFGDDLGFQTALPVSPVKWAKFIQPGYTRIFKACHANGGKVYLHTDGKIIDIIPNLITCGVDILNPQDSVNGIDNLVALAKGKVYLDLDVDRQNVTVFGTPAEIEKHLTECVQKLGSPTGGLSLKYGVYEGTPIENVAAVVKTMESLGGYWLKKS